In Amycolatopsis coloradensis, one genomic interval encodes:
- a CDS encoding ThuA domain-containing protein: MVTALTGVALPVQTASAHEAATVLVFSKTAGFRHDSIPDGIKAIKDLGAQNHFAVEATEDAAAFTDANLKRFNAVVWLSTTGDVLNADQQAAFERYVKGGGGYVGVHAASDTEYDWPWYGELVGAYFKSHPQIQQANVKVEDHEHVSTVDLPETWPRTDEWYNYRENPRSNVHVLASLDEKSYQPGDGAMGDHPIAWCHENSGGRSWYTGGGHTKASYAEPAFLKHLAGGIKYATKLSEAGCAKTQEDPVDADFDQITLAKGEEKTGEPIALSVLPNRDVLHTSRDGRVWYTSSSATTSLAGQIPVYNHDEDGLQGVAIDPDFAKNRWVYLYYAPKLNTPAGDAPENGTPADFEPFKGYNQLSRFKLGTDNKLDLASEQKILQVPAERGICCHAGGEIDFDAKGNLYLSTGDDSNPFASDGFTPIDERADRNPVYDAQRTSANTNDLRGKVLRIKVGAGGKYTIPKGNLFPKGTAKTKPEIYAMGFRNPFRFAVDRKTGWIHLADYGPDAGAADPKRGPGGTVEFNLIKKPGNFGWPYCVGDNLPFIDYDFATKQSGAAFDCAKPKNTSPRNTGLTDLPPVEKAWIAYDGGSVPEFGTGPESPMGGPVYQFDAKNPSQTKFPEYFDGKTFAYEWERGWIKEITVGANGERGAIKPFFDSMDLVRPMNLEFGPDGALYVLDYGTGYFGGSKESAVYRIDYTKGRRTPVAKVAADKTSGQAPLTVKFDPAGTNDPDGGALTYAWDFDGNGTTDSTEATPVSHTYAANGQYTAKLSVTDSTGLTGSASVVVTVGNTAPVVTLKTPVNGSVFSFGDMVPFKVEVTDAEDNPIDCSKVTVEYILGHEGHGHPLSRATGCEGTIATPADEGHGADANVFGVINASYTDNGGNGVPALTGEAESILQPKLKQAEFYTQSSGIEVVAHAGASGGKRVGHIESGDWIKFDPVNLVGVSGIGYRVSSGGAGGTIEVRSGAVDGPLVQTVTVANTGGWDTYADIPASAITDPGGTGPLFLVFKGGSGGLFDVDAITFEEQA, translated from the coding sequence ATGGTCACGGCTCTGACAGGCGTCGCGCTACCGGTGCAGACCGCATCGGCGCACGAAGCGGCCACGGTGCTCGTGTTCTCCAAGACCGCGGGCTTCCGGCACGATTCGATCCCCGACGGCATCAAGGCGATCAAGGATTTGGGGGCACAGAACCACTTCGCGGTGGAGGCCACCGAGGACGCGGCGGCCTTCACCGACGCGAACCTCAAGCGGTTCAACGCGGTGGTCTGGCTTTCCACCACCGGTGACGTGCTGAACGCGGACCAGCAGGCCGCGTTCGAGCGGTACGTGAAGGGAGGCGGCGGGTACGTCGGCGTGCACGCCGCCTCCGACACCGAGTACGACTGGCCCTGGTACGGCGAGCTGGTCGGGGCTTACTTCAAGTCCCACCCGCAGATCCAGCAGGCGAACGTCAAGGTCGAAGATCATGAGCACGTGTCCACTGTGGATCTTCCGGAGACCTGGCCGCGCACCGACGAGTGGTACAACTACCGCGAGAACCCGCGCAGCAACGTCCACGTGCTCGCGAGCCTGGACGAGAAGAGCTATCAGCCCGGCGACGGCGCGATGGGCGATCACCCGATCGCCTGGTGCCATGAGAATTCCGGCGGCCGCTCCTGGTACACCGGCGGCGGGCACACCAAGGCCTCCTACGCCGAGCCTGCCTTCCTCAAGCATCTGGCGGGCGGCATCAAGTACGCCACCAAGCTGAGCGAGGCGGGCTGCGCCAAGACCCAGGAAGACCCGGTCGACGCGGACTTCGACCAGATCACCCTGGCCAAGGGCGAGGAGAAGACCGGCGAGCCGATCGCGCTTTCGGTGCTGCCCAACCGCGACGTCCTGCACACCTCGCGCGACGGCCGCGTCTGGTACACCAGCTCGTCGGCGACGACGTCGCTGGCCGGGCAGATCCCCGTCTACAACCACGACGAGGACGGCCTCCAAGGCGTCGCCATCGACCCGGACTTCGCCAAGAACCGCTGGGTCTACCTGTACTACGCGCCCAAGCTGAACACCCCCGCCGGTGACGCGCCGGAGAACGGCACCCCCGCCGACTTCGAGCCGTTCAAGGGTTACAACCAGCTTTCGCGGTTCAAGCTCGGCACCGACAACAAGCTCGACCTCGCGAGCGAGCAGAAGATCCTCCAGGTCCCCGCCGAACGCGGCATCTGCTGCCACGCCGGCGGCGAGATCGACTTCGACGCCAAGGGCAATCTGTATCTGTCCACAGGGGACGATTCCAACCCGTTCGCCTCCGACGGCTTCACCCCGATCGACGAGCGCGCCGACCGCAACCCGGTGTACGACGCGCAGCGCACCTCGGCCAACACCAACGACCTGCGCGGGAAGGTGCTGCGGATCAAGGTCGGCGCCGGAGGCAAGTACACGATCCCCAAGGGCAACCTGTTCCCCAAGGGCACGGCCAAGACCAAGCCCGAGATCTACGCGATGGGCTTCCGCAACCCGTTCCGCTTCGCCGTCGACCGTAAGACCGGCTGGATCCACCTGGCCGACTACGGTCCCGATGCCGGCGCTGCCGACCCGAAGCGCGGGCCCGGCGGCACGGTCGAGTTCAACCTGATCAAGAAGCCCGGCAACTTCGGCTGGCCGTACTGCGTCGGGGACAACCTGCCGTTCATCGACTACGACTTCGCCACCAAGCAGTCCGGCGCCGCCTTCGACTGCGCCAAACCGAAGAACACCAGCCCGCGCAACACCGGCCTGACCGATCTGCCGCCGGTCGAGAAGGCGTGGATCGCCTACGACGGCGGTTCGGTGCCCGAGTTCGGTACCGGCCCCGAGTCGCCGATGGGCGGCCCGGTCTACCAGTTCGACGCGAAGAACCCGTCGCAGACCAAGTTCCCGGAGTACTTCGACGGCAAGACCTTCGCCTACGAATGGGAACGCGGCTGGATCAAGGAGATCACCGTCGGCGCGAACGGTGAACGCGGCGCCATCAAGCCGTTCTTCGACTCGATGGACCTCGTCCGCCCGATGAACCTCGAGTTCGGCCCGGACGGCGCGCTCTACGTCCTCGACTACGGAACCGGCTACTTCGGTGGCTCCAAGGAATCCGCCGTCTACCGCATCGACTACACCAAGGGCCGCCGCACGCCGGTCGCCAAGGTGGCCGCGGACAAGACGTCCGGCCAGGCGCCGCTGACCGTCAAGTTCGACCCGGCCGGGACGAACGATCCCGACGGCGGCGCGCTCACCTACGCCTGGGACTTCGACGGGAACGGCACGACCGATTCCACCGAGGCCACCCCGGTTTCCCACACCTACGCCGCGAACGGCCAGTACACGGCGAAGCTGTCGGTCACCGACTCCACCGGGCTGACCGGTTCGGCGAGCGTGGTGGTCACCGTCGGCAACACCGCGCCGGTGGTCACGCTGAAGACCCCGGTCAACGGCAGCGTGTTCAGCTTCGGCGACATGGTCCCGTTCAAGGTCGAGGTGACCGACGCCGAGGACAACCCGATCGACTGCTCCAAGGTGACCGTCGAATACATCCTCGGCCACGAGGGCCACGGACATCCGCTGAGCCGCGCGACCGGTTGTGAAGGCACCATCGCCACGCCCGCCGACGAAGGACACGGCGCGGACGCCAACGTCTTCGGCGTCATCAACGCCAGCTACACCGACAACGGCGGAAACGGCGTGCCCGCGCTCACCGGCGAGGCGGAATCCATCCTGCAGCCCAAGCTGAAGCAGGCCGAGTTCTACACCCAGTCCAGCGGTATCGAGGTCGTCGCGCACGCCGGCGCCAGTGGCGGCAAACGCGTCGGCCACATCGAATCCGGTGACTGGATCAAATTCGACCCGGTGAACCTCGTCGGCGTCAGCGGCATCGGCTACCGGGTCTCGTCCGGCGGCGCGGGCGGCACGATCGAGGTGCGCTCGGGCGCGGTGGACGGACCCCTGGTCCAGACGGTCACCGTCGCCAACACCGGCGGCTGGGACACCTATGCCGACATCCCGGCTTCCGCCATCACCGACCCCGGCGGCACCGGCCCGTTGTTCCTCGTGTTCAAGGGCGGTTCCGGCGGCTTGTTCGACGTAGACGCGATCACCTTCGAGGAGCAAGCATGA
- a CDS encoding multicopper oxidase domain-containing protein, translating to MDKKHRGLSRRSMLAGTAAGVIAPVVVSASAGSAPAAAAGMTRNITVYADYVPGSTRVGYGLEPGKPTIPGPLLECYEGDTLVIELVNNTDQRLSIHPHGVNYDTKSDGSPFNDSFNKPYETKTYTWKTRTAYQAANGFWMPGSAGYWHYHDHAFGGDHGTAGLMKGLYGGLIVRKRGDLLPSKQFTVVFTEMWINHQVAPNTPIFEANLGERVEFICIGHGNLMHTFHLHAHRWADTRTGMLTSATDNAPILDNKTLDPGNSFGFQVIAGDGVGPGAWMYHCHVQQHSDDGMSGVFLVRNADGGMPAGAQEAIDRFKGHQHTTTSTPNATGASAHHH from the coding sequence ATGGACAAGAAACACCGCGGGCTGTCCCGCAGATCGATGCTCGCGGGCACCGCGGCCGGGGTCATCGCCCCGGTCGTGGTGTCGGCCAGCGCGGGTTCGGCACCGGCCGCCGCGGCCGGGATGACCCGCAACATCACCGTCTACGCCGACTACGTTCCCGGTTCGACCCGGGTCGGTTACGGGCTCGAACCCGGCAAGCCGACGATCCCCGGGCCGCTCCTGGAGTGCTACGAGGGCGACACGCTGGTGATCGAGCTGGTCAACAACACCGACCAGCGGCTTTCGATCCACCCGCACGGCGTCAACTACGACACCAAGTCGGACGGCTCGCCGTTCAACGATTCCTTCAACAAGCCGTACGAGACCAAGACCTACACCTGGAAGACCCGCACGGCCTACCAGGCGGCCAACGGTTTCTGGATGCCCGGCAGCGCGGGGTACTGGCATTACCACGACCACGCGTTCGGCGGCGACCACGGCACGGCGGGCCTGATGAAGGGTCTCTACGGCGGCCTGATCGTGCGCAAACGCGGCGATCTGCTGCCCAGCAAGCAGTTCACCGTGGTGTTCACCGAAATGTGGATCAACCACCAGGTCGCCCCGAACACCCCGATCTTCGAGGCGAACCTCGGCGAACGCGTCGAGTTCATCTGCATCGGGCACGGCAACCTGATGCACACCTTCCATCTGCACGCGCACCGCTGGGCGGACACCCGCACCGGCATGCTCACCAGCGCGACCGACAACGCGCCGATCCTCGACAACAAGACCTTGGACCCCGGCAACTCCTTCGGGTTCCAGGTGATCGCCGGTGACGGCGTCGGGCCGGGCGCGTGGATGTACCACTGCCACGTCCAGCAGCACTCGGACGACGGCATGTCCGGGGTGTTCTTGGTCCGCAACGCCGACGGCGGGATGCCCGCGGGCGCCCAGGAGGCGATCGACCGCTTCAAGGGGCACCAGCACACCACCACGTCCACGCCGAACGCCACCGGCGCCTCGGCCCACCACCACTAG
- a CDS encoding TatD family hydrolase: MRIFDPHIHMSSRTTDDYEAMYAAGVRALVEPAFWLGQPRTSVGSYTDYFDALIGWERFRAAQFGIRHHCTIALNPKEANDPRCREVLDVLPRYLAKDGVVAVGEVGYDSMTKEEDEVFSQQLAMALEHDLPVLVHTPHRDKLEGTKRTLDVVREAGVAPERVVVDHLNEVTVKLVKDSGAWMGFSIYPDTKMDEHRMVEILRQYGLDQMIVNSAADWGRSDPLKTAKTGQAMLDGGFTEADVDKVLWQNPVDFYGLSGRLTLDPLPGFTGEAVTFEGNSVLRGARK; this comes from the coding sequence GTGCGTATCTTCGATCCCCACATCCACATGTCCTCCCGCACCACCGACGACTACGAAGCCATGTACGCGGCCGGTGTCCGCGCGCTGGTCGAGCCCGCGTTCTGGCTGGGGCAGCCGCGCACCAGCGTCGGCTCGTACACCGACTACTTCGACGCGCTCATCGGCTGGGAACGGTTCCGCGCCGCCCAGTTCGGCATCCGGCACCATTGCACGATCGCGCTGAACCCCAAGGAGGCCAACGACCCCCGCTGCCGCGAGGTGCTCGACGTGCTCCCGAGGTACCTGGCGAAGGACGGCGTGGTCGCGGTCGGCGAGGTCGGCTACGACTCGATGACCAAGGAAGAGGACGAGGTCTTCTCGCAGCAGTTGGCGATGGCGCTGGAGCACGATCTCCCGGTCCTGGTGCACACCCCGCACCGCGACAAGCTGGAAGGCACCAAGCGCACCCTCGACGTCGTGCGTGAGGCCGGCGTCGCGCCGGAGCGCGTGGTCGTCGACCACCTCAACGAGGTCACCGTCAAGCTGGTCAAGGACTCCGGCGCCTGGATGGGTTTCTCCATCTACCCGGACACCAAGATGGACGAGCACCGGATGGTCGAGATCCTGCGCCAGTACGGGCTGGACCAGATGATCGTCAACTCGGCCGCCGACTGGGGCCGGTCCGATCCGCTGAAGACCGCCAAGACCGGACAGGCGATGCTCGACGGCGGTTTCACCGAGGCCGACGTCGACAAGGTGCTGTGGCAGAATCCCGTCGACTTCTACGGTCTCAGCGGCAGGCTCACGCTCGACCCGCTGCCCGGGTTCACCGGCGAGGCCGTGACCTTCGAGGGCAACTCGGTCCTGCGAGGTGCCCGCAAATGA
- a CDS encoding sugar phosphate isomerase/epimerase: MCGEEAEQFHSRRALLRGAATAAVAVGAAVALPSVASAATEAETQGRGHHGRGRVPVDKISIQLYSLRTALQADLPGTLSALADIGYRKVELAGTYGRTAEEFRGLLDKNHIKATSTHVGIDGDLDKTIADAKILGNTRANVPWANFDTIDGWKQFAGRMDTAARKFRQAGIPLGYHNHAHEFAPIDGVRPYDVLTRNTNPRYVHLEIDLFWAVEGGMDPVSLYRQHCPRVVQYHVKDRTAAGEMVDPGKGVIDFPRIFRHTRPHLAEYIVEHDNPTDPLSTAQTGFTYLRNVRF, encoded by the coding sequence ATGTGCGGTGAAGAAGCTGAGCAGTTCCACTCTCGACGGGCGCTCCTGCGCGGCGCGGCGACGGCGGCGGTCGCGGTCGGCGCTGCGGTAGCCCTGCCGAGCGTGGCCAGTGCGGCCACCGAGGCGGAGACCCAGGGACGCGGCCACCACGGTCGGGGCCGGGTCCCGGTGGACAAGATCAGCATCCAGCTCTACTCCCTGCGCACCGCGCTGCAGGCCGATCTGCCGGGAACCCTGTCCGCGCTGGCGGACATCGGCTATCGGAAGGTCGAACTGGCGGGCACCTACGGCCGCACGGCCGAGGAGTTCCGCGGTCTGCTGGACAAGAACCACATCAAGGCGACGTCCACGCACGTCGGCATCGACGGTGACCTCGACAAGACCATCGCGGACGCGAAGATCCTCGGGAACACCCGCGCCAACGTGCCGTGGGCGAATTTCGACACCATCGACGGCTGGAAGCAGTTCGCCGGCCGGATGGACACGGCGGCACGGAAGTTCCGCCAGGCCGGTATCCCGCTCGGCTACCACAACCACGCGCACGAGTTCGCGCCCATCGACGGCGTGCGCCCGTACGACGTGCTCACCAGGAACACGAACCCGCGGTACGTGCACCTGGAGATCGACCTGTTCTGGGCGGTGGAAGGCGGGATGGACCCGGTTTCGCTGTACCGGCAACACTGCCCGCGCGTGGTGCAGTACCACGTCAAGGACCGGACCGCGGCGGGCGAGATGGTCGACCCGGGCAAGGGCGTCATCGACTTCCCGCGCATCTTCCGCCACACCCGTCCCCACCTCGCCGAATACATCGTCGAGCACGACAACCCCACGGATCCCCTGAGCACCGCCCAGACCGGATTCACCTATCTCCGCAACGTCCGCTTCTAG
- the eboE gene encoding metabolite traffic protein EboE, with translation MISYCTNVHPAEDVDGIVAQLERYALPVRERLGADRLGVGLWLSAPVARGLAEDAGARKRFRAELDARGLSVYTLNAFPYGGFHDDVVKHAVYRPEWTHPDRVAYTIDCVNVLSGLLAEDASYGSISTLPLAWREPWTDQDDRRATEAFGQVVRAIGDRPIKLAVEPEPGCVLDTVADALGWLSGRVDPEHVGLCLDTCHLAVSFADPAETLKAIAESDVDIVKVQASAALHVEDPAEARDALAAFAEPRYLHQVREFSGGVVRKADDLPEAWTDLPGEGPWRVHFHMPLHQDPAAPLSTTTDVLRTVAAGLPGEPHIEVETYTWSVLPDAGDLVGGIAAELEWAQANLVKEGVSA, from the coding sequence ATGATCTCCTACTGTACGAACGTCCATCCCGCCGAGGATGTCGACGGCATCGTCGCGCAGCTGGAGCGGTACGCGCTGCCCGTGCGTGAGCGGCTGGGCGCCGATCGGCTCGGCGTGGGGCTGTGGCTCTCCGCGCCTGTCGCGCGCGGACTCGCCGAAGACGCCGGAGCACGCAAACGTTTCCGCGCCGAACTCGACGCTCGCGGGCTTTCGGTCTACACGCTGAACGCGTTCCCGTACGGCGGCTTCCACGACGACGTCGTCAAGCACGCGGTCTACCGTCCTGAGTGGACACACCCGGACCGGGTCGCCTACACGATCGACTGCGTGAACGTGCTGTCCGGCCTGCTCGCCGAGGACGCTTCCTACGGCAGCATATCGACGCTGCCGTTGGCTTGGCGTGAACCGTGGACCGATCAGGACGACCGCCGCGCCACCGAGGCGTTCGGTCAGGTCGTCCGCGCGATCGGTGACCGGCCGATCAAACTGGCCGTCGAACCGGAACCCGGCTGTGTGCTCGACACCGTGGCCGACGCGCTGGGCTGGCTTTCCGGCCGCGTCGATCCGGAGCACGTTGGTCTGTGCCTGGACACCTGTCATCTCGCGGTGTCGTTCGCCGATCCGGCGGAGACCCTCAAGGCGATCGCGGAGTCCGATGTGGACATCGTGAAGGTGCAGGCTTCCGCCGCGTTGCACGTCGAAGATCCCGCTGAAGCTCGTGACGCGCTGGCGGCGTTCGCCGAACCGCGGTACCTGCACCAGGTCCGCGAGTTTTCGGGCGGTGTCGTGCGCAAGGCCGACGACCTGCCCGAGGCGTGGACCGACCTGCCGGGGGAGGGGCCGTGGCGCGTGCATTTCCACATGCCGCTGCACCAGGACCCGGCCGCGCCGCTGTCCACCACGACCGACGTCCTGCGCACGGTCGCCGCCGGACTGCCCGGCGAACCGCATATCGAGGTCGAGACCTACACCTGGAGCGTGCTCCCGGACGCGGGCGACCTCGTCGGCGGAATCGCCGCGGAACTCGAATGGGCACAGGCGAACCTCGTCAAGGAAGGGGTGTCCGCGTGA
- a CDS encoding sugar phosphate isomerase/epimerase family protein, with protein MSRPITLFTGQWADLPFTEVCRLASEWGYDGLEIACSGDHFEVDRALSEEDYVLGRLKLLAEHGLKVWAISNHLVGQAVCDDPIDERHQAIIPSRVWGDGEPEGVRQRAAKEMADTARAAAKLGVDTVIGFTGSKTWKYVAMFPPVSQAVIDDGYQDFADRWNPILDVFDEVGVRFAHEVHPSEIAYDYWTTKRALEAVGDRPAFGLNWDPSHFIWQDLDPVGFILDFADRIYHVDCKDTRKRFDGRNGRLGSHLPWGDPRRGWDFVSTGHGDVPWEDCFRALNSIGYAGPISVEWEDAGMDRLRGAAEAVTFLRGLLFDKPSAAFDAAFSNQK; from the coding sequence ATGAGCCGTCCGATCACCCTGTTCACCGGCCAGTGGGCGGATCTCCCGTTCACCGAGGTGTGCAGGCTGGCCAGTGAATGGGGCTACGACGGCCTCGAAATCGCGTGTTCCGGCGACCATTTCGAGGTCGACCGCGCACTGTCCGAAGAGGACTACGTGCTCGGCCGTCTCAAGCTGCTCGCCGAGCACGGCCTCAAGGTGTGGGCGATCTCCAACCACCTCGTCGGTCAGGCCGTCTGTGACGACCCGATCGACGAACGCCACCAGGCCATCATCCCTTCGCGGGTGTGGGGCGACGGTGAACCGGAAGGCGTCCGGCAGCGGGCGGCGAAGGAGATGGCCGACACCGCCCGCGCGGCCGCGAAACTCGGCGTGGACACGGTGATCGGCTTCACCGGTTCGAAGACCTGGAAGTACGTCGCGATGTTCCCGCCCGTCTCGCAGGCGGTCATCGACGACGGCTACCAGGACTTCGCCGACCGGTGGAACCCGATCCTCGACGTCTTCGACGAGGTGGGCGTGCGGTTCGCCCACGAGGTCCACCCGTCGGAGATCGCCTACGACTACTGGACCACCAAACGTGCGCTCGAAGCTGTCGGCGACCGTCCGGCATTCGGGCTGAATTGGGATCCTTCGCACTTCATCTGGCAGGACCTCGACCCGGTCGGCTTCATCCTCGACTTCGCCGACCGGATCTACCACGTGGATTGCAAGGACACCCGGAAGCGGTTCGACGGACGGAACGGACGGCTCGGCTCGCATCTCCCCTGGGGAGATCCCCGACGCGGCTGGGACTTCGTTTCGACCGGGCACGGCGACGTGCCCTGGGAGGACTGTTTCCGCGCACTGAATTCGATCGGCTACGCCGGTCCGATCTCGGTGGAGTGGGAGGACGCCGGCATGGACCGGCTCCGGGGCGCGGCGGAGGCCGTGACCTTTCTGCGGGGGCTCCTGTTCGACAAGCCGTCGGCGGCCTTCGACGCGGCTTTCAGCAACCAGAAGTGA
- a CDS encoding nucleotide pyrophosphatase/phosphodiesterase family protein, with protein sequence MKPLVVIDVVGLTPKALRDMPKLSAVARDGWQAELGTVLPAVTCSAQSTFLTGLMPAQHGIVGNGWYFRELGEIFLWRQHNRLVGGEKLWETARAAHPGYTSANVCWWYAMGMSTDVTVTPRPIYHADGRKSPDAYVRPPELHDQLTGALGEFPLFQYWGPTASLKSSKWVIGASRQILREKRPDLLLTYVPHLDYDLQRFGPDAPQAALAARELDNALAPLLDDARNAGATVVALSEYGITNVSRPVDINRALRREGLLEVYTQAGMEYLDPWASRAFAVADHQVAHVYVRDSADIERVRSIVGELTGVDEVLDREAQARYGLDHERAGELVAVAEPDAWFTYYYWLDDERKPDFARGVEIHRKPGYDPAELFFDPEDKFAKARAGLNLAKKFAGLRYAMDVVPTDPRWVRGSHGRLPDSTEDGPVLLCSDPAFQPSGRVGATDVHPLLLSLQGLK encoded by the coding sequence GTGAAACCCTTGGTCGTCATCGACGTCGTCGGGCTGACCCCGAAGGCGTTGCGGGACATGCCGAAACTGTCCGCTGTCGCCCGAGACGGCTGGCAGGCCGAACTGGGCACCGTGCTGCCCGCGGTCACCTGCAGCGCGCAGTCGACGTTCCTCACCGGGCTCATGCCCGCGCAGCACGGAATCGTCGGCAACGGCTGGTACTTCCGCGAGCTCGGCGAGATCTTCCTGTGGCGTCAGCACAACCGGCTCGTCGGTGGCGAGAAGCTGTGGGAGACCGCACGGGCGGCGCACCCCGGCTACACGTCGGCGAACGTCTGCTGGTGGTACGCGATGGGGATGAGCACCGACGTCACGGTGACCCCGCGGCCGATCTACCACGCCGATGGCCGCAAGTCGCCGGACGCCTACGTGCGCCCGCCCGAACTGCACGACCAGCTGACCGGTGCGCTGGGGGAGTTCCCGCTCTTCCAGTACTGGGGCCCGACGGCGTCGCTGAAGTCGAGCAAGTGGGTGATCGGGGCGTCACGGCAGATCCTGCGGGAGAAGCGTCCAGACCTGCTGCTGACCTACGTCCCGCACCTGGACTACGACCTGCAGCGCTTCGGCCCCGACGCACCGCAAGCTGCTCTGGCTGCGAGGGAATTGGACAACGCGCTCGCGCCGCTGCTCGACGATGCCCGCAACGCCGGGGCGACCGTGGTCGCGCTCAGCGAGTACGGGATCACGAACGTCAGCAGGCCGGTCGACATCAACCGGGCGCTGCGGCGCGAGGGTCTGCTGGAGGTCTACACCCAGGCGGGCATGGAGTACCTCGACCCGTGGGCGTCGCGCGCGTTCGCCGTCGCCGACCACCAGGTCGCGCACGTCTACGTCCGCGACTCCGCCGATATCGAGCGAGTGCGGTCGATCGTCGGTGAACTGACCGGCGTCGACGAGGTGCTCGACCGCGAGGCGCAGGCTCGCTATGGGTTGGATCACGAGCGCGCAGGCGAGCTCGTCGCGGTCGCCGAGCCGGACGCGTGGTTCACCTACTACTACTGGCTCGACGACGAGCGGAAGCCCGACTTCGCGCGCGGCGTCGAGATCCACCGCAAACCGGGCTACGACCCCGCCGAGCTGTTCTTCGACCCGGAGGACAAGTTCGCCAAGGCGCGGGCCGGGCTCAACCTGGCGAAGAAGTTCGCCGGGCTCCGCTACGCGATGGACGTCGTCCCGACCGACCCGCGCTGGGTGCGCGGTTCGCACGGACGGCTGCCCGATTCCACTGAGGATGGTCCGGTGTTGTTGTGCTCGGATCCGGCCTTCCAGCCGTCCGGTCGCGTCGGGGCGACCGACGTGCATCCGCTGTTGTTGTCGCTCCAAGGGCTGAAGTAG